In one window of Thermodesulfobacteriota bacterium DNA:
- a CDS encoding acyltransferase family protein, which yields MANDSGGAERKDHLVWPDVLKIAAVYAVIVIHTAAPYLLLGEAGSLYRWWAGNIYDSISRWCIPVFVMLSGFFLIGNYRDEKLGSFFMRRFSRVLVPLLIWSLIYFLWRIYANNEDLSFSYFIPMLLKEPVYYHLWFMYLILGLYILTPVIGLYARGTRQRHLWYYLALWVALAPGLTFIDTWCGVATYLTPDAGNSVFNFVGYFALGWMLKDLKLTPLKKSLFLLLFLFGLFITAYGTYIASVIKNNGQFSGIFYEYFSFSVLLMSVSIYVLVKGLRLSVLSGNPGYLRKLIRLTAACVPGIYLVHAIFIAVAKRGMLGFRFTPDLMDPFIGIPVFALGIFLASLSVVMAIKVLPLVKYTVPAVLILVTVLNPVLYAAEETGLIEKEEFKTLTRLAKTPLRGMPERDAWKKAVPQVSMVSIESSHDWTSQPALFYDSGSPRKKPLLIVLHSWSEDYLQSFGIPYGLWAVKNDWVFIQPDFRGAFTNPLSTASEPAVKDILDALAYAERSARIDESRIYLAGFSGGGMAALLMAGRFPEKWAGVVAWGAVYDLVDWYAHTRNATHDYSSQIASSCGGPPLSGTAHEAECRRRSPSTYLENARGKVPVYIAVGSEDKFVPPAHSLRAFNDLADEEDRFSEEEIEYVSRRHALPSGLGGVAYSDRLYEDAGVPFLYERESESAVVKIYKGSHDVVYNAGLAWLAGQKR from the coding sequence ATGGCGAACGACAGCGGAGGCGCGGAAAGAAAAGACCATCTCGTCTGGCCGGACGTGCTCAAAATAGCCGCGGTTTACGCGGTCATCGTTATCCATACCGCAGCCCCGTATCTCCTGCTTGGGGAAGCCGGCAGCCTTTACCGCTGGTGGGCGGGCAATATCTACGATTCGATTTCCAGATGGTGCATCCCCGTCTTCGTAATGCTTAGCGGTTTTTTTCTCATAGGCAACTACCGGGATGAGAAGCTCGGGAGCTTTTTCATGAGGAGGTTCTCCAGGGTCCTCGTCCCCCTTCTCATATGGAGCTTGATTTACTTCCTCTGGAGGATATACGCGAACAACGAAGACCTCTCCTTTTCCTATTTTATCCCCATGCTCCTCAAGGAGCCCGTCTATTACCACCTGTGGTTCATGTACCTCATTTTAGGCCTCTACATCCTTACCCCCGTTATCGGCCTTTACGCAAGGGGCACTCGCCAGCGCCACCTCTGGTATTATCTGGCCTTGTGGGTTGCGCTTGCCCCGGGCCTCACCTTTATCGATACCTGGTGCGGGGTAGCGACCTATCTCACTCCGGACGCCGGGAATTCCGTATTCAACTTCGTCGGGTATTTCGCGCTGGGATGGATGCTCAAGGACCTCAAGCTAACGCCCTTGAAAAAATCCCTCTTCCTCCTGCTTTTCCTTTTCGGCCTTTTCATAACCGCCTACGGCACGTATATCGCGAGTGTTATAAAAAACAACGGCCAATTCAGCGGCATATTTTACGAATACTTCAGCTTCAGCGTCCTTCTTATGTCCGTCTCCATATATGTTCTGGTAAAGGGCCTTCGGCTTTCGGTCCTCTCCGGCAATCCCGGCTATCTCAGGAAGCTCATCCGCCTGACCGCGGCCTGCGTGCCAGGAATCTATCTCGTGCACGCCATATTCATCGCCGTTGCCAAAAGGGGGATGCTTGGCTTCAGGTTCACGCCGGACCTGATGGACCCCTTCATAGGCATCCCCGTATTCGCGCTGGGCATATTCCTCGCGTCCCTCTCGGTGGTCATGGCCATCAAGGTCCTGCCGCTCGTCAAATACACGGTCCCGGCTGTCCTCATCCTTGTCACAGTCTTAAACCCGGTACTTTACGCGGCGGAAGAGACGGGCCTTATCGAAAAGGAAGAATTCAAGACCCTGACCCGCCTTGCCAAAACGCCACTCAGGGGCATGCCGGAGCGGGATGCCTGGAAAAAGGCCGTCCCCCAGGTCTCTATGGTTTCAATCGAGTCCAGCCACGACTGGACCAGCCAGCCTGCCCTTTTTTATGATTCAGGCTCGCCCCGGAAAAAGCCGCTACTCATAGTCCTCCACAGCTGGAGCGAGGACTACCTCCAGTCCTTCGGCATACCATACGGGCTCTGGGCCGTAAAAAACGACTGGGTCTTTATCCAGCCCGATTTCAGGGGCGCCTTCACAAACCCGCTCTCAACCGCCTCTGAACCGGCGGTCAAAGATATCCTGGACGCGCTCGCATATGCCGAGAGGAGCGCCCGCATCGATGAGTCGCGCATATACCTGGCGGGCTTTTCGGGCGGCGGCATGGCGGCCCTCCTGATGGCCGGGAGGTTCCCGGAAAAATGGGCAGGGGTCGTTGCCTGGGGCGCCGTATACGACCTTGTGGACTGGTACGCGCATACCAGGAACGCCACCCACGACTACTCAAGCCAGATAGCAAGCTCCTGCGGCGGGCCGCCGCTCTCCGGCACCGCGCACGAGGCTGAATGCCGGAGGCGCAGCCCCAGCACATACCTTGAAAACGCGAGGGGCAAGGTCCCGGTCTATATTGCCGTAGGGTCTGAAGACAAGTTCGTTCCGCCCGCGCATTCGCTACGCGCCTTCAACGACCTTGCAGACGAGGAAGACCGTTTTTCCGAGGAAGAAATAGAGTACGTCTCAAGGCGGCACGCGCTCCCTTCAGGGCTGGGAGGCGTCGCATATTCAGACCGCCTTTACGAGGACGCGGGCGTGCCGTTCCTCTATGAAAGGGAATCGGAGAGCGCGGTAGTGAAGATCTACAAGGGCAGCCATGACGTCGTCTACAACGCGGGCCTTGCCTGGCTTGCGGGTCAGAAGAGATAA
- a CDS encoding undecaprenyl-diphosphate phosphatase, producing the protein MDITQALVLALVQGITEFLPISSTAHLIMVPLFTGWPDQGLPFDVSLNTATWLAVVVYFRRDIICISMGFGRSLSERTLKGNHEGALAWMAIAATVPVLLAGAFAHDIIAHDLRTFEVIGWSSVIWGLVLWAADRRPGKTEIEGIGWKEAILVGLAQALALIPGTSRSGITITAGLFAGLSRTAAARFSFLLAIIVGALAGAREGAEVAGAGYEAPWPALIAGFVVAFASAYLAIHYFLKLISRSSMLPFVVYRVGLGALILAYAYGAF; encoded by the coding sequence ATGGACATAACCCAGGCCCTTGTGCTCGCTCTGGTCCAGGGCATAACCGAATTCCTCCCAATATCATCGACGGCGCACCTCATCATGGTGCCGCTCTTTACAGGATGGCCGGACCAGGGCCTCCCCTTCGACGTCTCGTTGAATACCGCGACCTGGCTCGCGGTAGTCGTGTACTTCAGGAGAGACATTATCTGCATTTCAATGGGTTTCGGCAGGAGCCTCTCGGAGCGGACCCTTAAGGGGAACCACGAGGGCGCGCTCGCGTGGATGGCGATTGCCGCGACCGTTCCCGTATTGCTCGCCGGGGCGTTCGCCCACGACATCATAGCGCATGACCTCCGTACCTTCGAGGTCATAGGCTGGTCCTCGGTAATATGGGGGCTCGTGCTCTGGGCCGCGGACAGGAGGCCGGGGAAGACCGAGATAGAAGGGATAGGCTGGAAGGAGGCGATCCTGGTGGGCCTTGCGCAGGCGCTCGCGCTCATACCCGGGACCAGCCGCTCGGGCATTACGATCACGGCCGGGCTATTTGCCGGGCTTTCTCGGACCGCCGCAGCCCGGTTCTCGTTCCTGCTGGCGATCATCGTGGGCGCCCTTGCCGGCGCGCGCGAGGGCGCCGAAGTGGCAGGCGCGGGATATGAGGCGCCCTGGCCCGCCCTCATCGCGGGCTTTGTTGTCGCCTTTGCCTCGGCCTATCTCGCCATACATTATTTTCTTAAGCTCATCTCCCGCTCGTCCATGCTCCCCTTCGTGGTCTACAGGGTTGGACTCGGCGCGCTGATACTCGCATACGCATACGGCGCGTTCTGA
- the tatA gene encoding twin-arginine translocase TatA/TatE family subunit → MFGLGTTELILILVVVLLIFGAGKLPEIGSGLGKAIKNFKRSSSETDMDAAPRDKKEHLK, encoded by the coding sequence ATGTTCGGGCTCGGCACAACGGAGCTTATACTGATACTGGTCGTGGTCCTACTCATCTTCGGGGCCGGGAAGCTGCCTGAGATAGGCTCTGGCCTCGGCAAGGCCATAAAGAATTTCAAGAGGTCTTCAAGCGAAACCGATATGGACGCCGCCCCGAGGGACAAAAAGGAGCATTTGAAGTAG
- a CDS encoding energy transducer TonB translates to MQGEQKRPSLFPSDERIAELTRNYEAGTHEKETGKTLQLNTAELKYQKYLLDMKRKIEFYWDYPALAARNGWQGSLFINFTINRDGTVSGVRLERSSGYPMLDDAAITAIRLAAPFPPFPADFTVEDLSIKGQFQYHIVSTRGGG, encoded by the coding sequence TTGCAGGGAGAACAGAAAAGGCCGAGCCTCTTTCCCTCTGACGAAAGGATAGCCGAGCTTACCAGGAACTACGAGGCCGGGACCCATGAAAAGGAGACGGGCAAGACCCTTCAGCTCAATACGGCGGAGCTCAAGTACCAGAAGTACCTCCTGGACATGAAGAGGAAAATTGAGTTCTACTGGGACTACCCGGCCCTGGCGGCGCGTAACGGCTGGCAGGGGAGCCTCTTCATAAACTTCACGATAAACAGGGACGGCACCGTATCAGGGGTACGCCTCGAAAGGTCTTCGGGCTACCCCATGCTCGACGACGCGGCAATAACCGCCATCAGGCTTGCGGCCCCGTTCCCGCCCTTCCCGGCCGACTTCACTGTCGAGGACCTGAGCATAAAGGGGCAGTTCCAGTACCATATCGTCTCGACGAGAGGCGGCGGTTAG
- the bfr gene encoding bacterioferritin codes for MKAKEGILDMLNDILTSELTKVNQYFVHAEMCRNWGYERLYKKIRTESIREMKHAERIIEHILYLEGVPNMQRLGDVLVGETVPEQLKLDLKKEQDSAVSLNKAIAKCTAAGDNNTRHKLEEMLEEAEEQIDWLETQLEAIRQVGLENYLSEQLKKEES; via the coding sequence GTGAAGGCAAAAGAAGGTATACTGGATATGCTGAACGACATCCTTACCTCAGAGCTCACAAAGGTAAACCAGTATTTCGTGCACGCGGAGATGTGCCGCAACTGGGGCTATGAGAGGCTCTACAAAAAGATAAGGACCGAGTCGATACGGGAGATGAAGCATGCCGAAAGGATAATCGAGCACATACTGTACCTCGAAGGCGTGCCTAACATGCAGAGGCTCGGGGACGTGCTCGTGGGGGAGACGGTCCCGGAACAGCTTAAGCTCGACCTCAAGAAGGAGCAGGACTCGGCCGTGTCTCTCAACAAGGCCATAGCTAAGTGTACAGCCGCGGGGGACAACAATACCAGGCACAAGCTCGAAGAGATGCTCGAAGAGGCAGAGGAGCAGATAGACTGGCTTGAGACCCAGCTCGAGGCAATAAGGCAGGTGGGGCTTGAGAACTACCTGAGCGAGCAGCTTAAAAAAGAGGAGTCCTGA
- a CDS encoding NAD+ synthase, with protein sequence MRNLRLAMAQINPVVGDIGGNAKKILSYAEKARKAGAALVLFPELALTGYPPEDLLLKPRFIDDNLAAIESLARKIRGITAVVGFVDREAGLYNAAALVHKGQVSAVYHKMHLPNYGVFDEERYFRAGKTPLNFVLNGITFGLEICEDIWFPEGPARAQALAGAEVIVNINASPYHMGKPLIREDLLKARSTDNTAIIAYNNTVGGQDELVFDGAGMVVNEKGEVIARGKPFQEDLVIADLDADTVSAARLERRKRIKAGKRGSPVVRTIDLGNGKAKANLGLPKRKPLIIEEKEEVLKALVLGTRDYLRKNGFRHAVIGLSGGIDSSLVACVAGLALGKENVTGVLMPSRYTSNESIEDAKLLARNIGMKTLTIPIEKPFKAYLETMRDAFRGTRPNEAEENMQARIRGNILMALSNKFGWLVLTTGNKSEMSVGYATLYGDMAGGFAVIKDLPKTLVYKVSGKINELEGREVIPERVFTKVPTAELRPNQTDQDTLPPYDVLDRVLKAYVEEDRSIEEIAALGFEMKLVRKVARMVDRSEYKRRQAPPGIKITPRALGKDRRMPITNRYENGGRY encoded by the coding sequence ATGCGCAATCTCAGGCTCGCCATGGCCCAGATAAACCCGGTGGTCGGGGACATCGGAGGCAACGCCAAAAAGATCCTCTCGTACGCGGAAAAGGCCAGGAAGGCCGGCGCTGCGCTCGTCCTTTTCCCTGAGCTCGCCCTTACCGGCTATCCGCCGGAGGACCTCCTCCTTAAGCCCCGCTTCATAGACGATAACCTCGCGGCCATCGAAAGCCTCGCCAGAAAAATACGCGGCATAACCGCCGTCGTCGGCTTTGTGGACAGGGAGGCCGGGCTCTACAACGCGGCGGCACTGGTGCACAAAGGCCAGGTTTCGGCGGTCTACCACAAGATGCATCTCCCGAACTACGGCGTCTTCGACGAGGAGCGCTATTTCCGTGCCGGGAAGACCCCCTTGAACTTCGTCCTTAACGGCATAACCTTCGGCCTCGAGATTTGCGAGGACATCTGGTTCCCGGAAGGGCCCGCGAGGGCGCAGGCGCTCGCTGGAGCAGAGGTCATCGTGAACATAAACGCCTCACCATACCACATGGGAAAGCCGCTCATAAGGGAGGATCTTTTAAAGGCCCGCTCAACGGACAACACCGCCATCATAGCCTACAACAACACTGTTGGCGGACAGGACGAGCTCGTCTTTGACGGAGCCGGAATGGTGGTAAACGAGAAAGGCGAGGTCATCGCAAGGGGCAAGCCCTTTCAAGAGGACCTCGTCATTGCCGACCTGGACGCGGACACGGTATCAGCGGCCCGCCTTGAACGCAGAAAAAGGATTAAGGCCGGGAAGAGGGGCTCACCCGTCGTCAGGACCATAGACCTCGGGAACGGCAAGGCCAAAGCGAACCTCGGCCTGCCGAAGCGGAAGCCCCTGATAATAGAAGAGAAGGAGGAGGTCCTCAAGGCGCTCGTACTCGGCACCCGGGATTATCTCCGGAAGAACGGGTTCAGGCACGCGGTAATAGGCCTGAGCGGCGGGATAGATTCGTCTCTCGTGGCCTGCGTTGCCGGGCTCGCGCTCGGAAAAGAGAACGTCACGGGCGTTCTCATGCCTTCCAGGTATACTTCTAATGAGAGCATCGAAGACGCGAAGCTCCTTGCCCGGAACATCGGGATGAAGACCCTTACCATACCCATAGAGAAGCCCTTCAAGGCCTATCTCGAGACCATGAGGGACGCCTTCAGGGGGACGAGGCCCAACGAGGCAGAGGAAAACATGCAGGCCAGGATACGCGGAAATATCCTCATGGCCTTGAGCAACAAATTCGGCTGGCTTGTGCTTACGACGGGAAATAAGAGCGAGATGAGCGTGGGCTATGCGACCCTCTACGGCGACATGGCAGGGGGGTTCGCGGTCATAAAGGACCTTCCCAAGACGCTCGTATACAAGGTGTCGGGAAAGATAAACGAGCTTGAAGGCAGGGAGGTCATTCCCGAGCGGGTCTTTACAAAAGTGCCGACCGCGGAGCTACGGCCAAACCAGACCGACCAGGACACGCTCCCACCCTATGACGTGCTCGACAGGGTCCTCAAGGCCTATGTTGAAGAGGACCGCTCCATAGAGGAAATAGCGGCCCTGGGCTTTGAAATGAAGCTTGTAAGGAAGGTGGCCCGCATGGTCGACCGGAGCGAATACAAAAGGCGGCAGGCCCCGCCAGGCATAAAGATAACCCCGAGGGCCCTCGGCAAGGACAGGCGCATGCCTATTACGAACCGCTATGAGAACGGCGGCAGATATTAA
- a CDS encoding helix-turn-helix transcriptional regulator: protein MNNRDSSYKKIDLKALGERIRGLRGVESQGSFAERFGVSQVDVSRLERGSVINPPPELLFNICIRFNVNFDWLLTGEGPKEKELQVFNLIRRAEEYGASLYATNEGPLPECLIEERLGLEAGTLDNWLAGKKEGVEKPELSEEDQILKGLLDKARSVYKEGDFDVKARLRGTIDILYDELMAKKKSSTENIKKGA from the coding sequence ATGAATAATAGGGATTCCAGTTATAAAAAAATTGATTTAAAGGCGCTTGGAGAACGCATAAGGGGACTGCGCGGAGTGGAAAGCCAAGGCTCATTTGCTGAGCGATTTGGGGTGTCTCAAGTGGATGTTAGCCGCTTGGAAAGGGGCTCTGTTATAAACCCACCCCCGGAATTATTATTTAATATTTGTATAAGATTTAATGTAAATTTTGATTGGCTTCTTACTGGAGAGGGGCCTAAAGAGAAAGAACTCCAGGTGTTTAATCTTATTAGGCGGGCAGAGGAATATGGAGCTTCCCTTTATGCCACAAACGAGGGCCCCCTCCCAGAATGTTTGATCGAGGAACGATTAGGTTTAGAAGCAGGAACACTTGATAATTGGCTCGCTGGAAAAAAAGAAGGTGTTGAGAAACCTGAATTGAGCGAGGAGGATCAAATATTAAAAGGTCTTTTAGATAAGGCAAGGTCCGTCTATAAGGAAGGGGACTTCGATGTTAAAGCCCGGTTACGAGGAACTATTGATATTTTATATGATGAACTGATGGCAAAAAAGAAGAGTTCTACTGAGAACATTAAAAAAGGGGCATAG
- a CDS encoding glycerate kinase, which translates to MRTAADIKAPLRKIFEAAVRAASPYAAVRENLRLARSAGKSVLKIKNTSIGLEKGGRIFVIGAGKGAPAMARAVEGILGKRISGGLVVTKYGHSLPLKSMDVVEAGHPIPDRNGIRAAERIIRIAEDAGEGDLVLFLLTGGASALLPAPAGGITLKEKQAVSRLLINSGASINEINAVRKHLSRLKGGRLAELAWPARVLTLIISDVVGSDLSSIGSGPTAPDPSTFGDCIRIIGKYGLKEKVPANALKLLNGGAKGDEAETPKPGHKAFSRTANIVLADNLTALLAAKEKAALLGYRPLILSSTATGNTREAARLFSSVLMEIKRSGNPARPPVCLLMGGETTLKVAGKGKGGRNQEFALSAALALGGEEGIYILSAGTDGTDGPTDAAGAFALPGTLKKASALGLDPADFLSRNDSYNFFKPLGGLFMTGPTGTNVMDIAIGISE; encoded by the coding sequence ATGAGAACGGCGGCAGATATTAAGGCACCTCTGAGGAAGATATTCGAGGCGGCGGTCAGGGCCGCCTCGCCTTACGCGGCAGTCCGTGAAAACCTCCGCTTAGCCCGTTCAGCCGGTAAATCAGTCCTCAAAATAAAAAACACTTCGATCGGCCTCGAAAAAGGGGGCAGGATCTTTGTCATAGGCGCGGGCAAGGGCGCGCCTGCGATGGCCCGGGCAGTGGAGGGCATCCTCGGCAAGAGGATTTCCGGCGGCCTCGTCGTGACCAAGTACGGCCACTCGCTTCCGCTTAAGAGCATGGACGTCGTGGAGGCGGGCCATCCCATACCCGACCGTAACGGTATACGGGCTGCGGAGAGGATTATCAGGATAGCCGAAGACGCGGGCGAGGGCGACCTCGTCCTGTTCCTCCTTACCGGGGGCGCTTCGGCATTGCTCCCGGCGCCGGCAGGGGGGATTACCCTCAAGGAGAAGCAGGCCGTATCGAGGCTTCTCATAAATTCCGGTGCCTCGATTAACGAGATAAACGCTGTACGTAAACACCTCTCGCGATTGAAGGGCGGACGCCTCGCCGAGCTTGCGTGGCCCGCGCGAGTCCTCACACTCATCATCTCGGACGTAGTCGGCAGCGACCTCTCTTCGATCGGCTCTGGGCCGACAGCGCCCGACCCCTCGACTTTCGGGGACTGTATCCGCATAATCGGGAAATACGGCCTGAAAGAGAAAGTACCTGCAAACGCGCTCAAGCTCCTCAATGGCGGCGCAAAAGGCGATGAAGCCGAGACGCCCAAGCCCGGCCACAAGGCGTTCAGCCGTACAGCAAATATCGTCCTTGCCGACAACTTAACGGCCCTTCTGGCTGCAAAGGAGAAGGCCGCCTTGCTGGGCTATCGCCCTCTCATACTATCTTCAACGGCGACCGGCAATACGCGCGAAGCGGCCCGTCTCTTCTCGTCGGTACTCATGGAAATTAAGAGGTCCGGTAACCCGGCAAGGCCGCCCGTCTGCCTCCTCATGGGCGGGGAGACGACCCTGAAGGTGGCCGGAAAGGGGAAGGGCGGAAGAAACCAGGAGTTCGCGTTGAGCGCGGCCCTCGCGCTTGGCGGCGAAGAGGGGATATACATCCTCTCGGCGGGCACGGACGGCACTGACGGCCCGACAGACGCCGCAGGGGCATTTGCCCTTCCAGGGACGCTAAAAAAGGCCTCGGCCCTCGGCCTCGACCCTGCGGACTTCCTCTCCCGGAACGATTCCTATAATTTCTTTAAACCTCTGGGCGGTCTTTTCATGACCGGGCCGACCGGCACGAACGTTATGGACATCGCAATCGGGATTTCGGAATAG
- the secG gene encoding preprotein translocase subunit SecG encodes MFTVLLIIHILVSIVMIGAVLLQVGKGASIGSTFGGSSSSSQTIFGSAGPATMLAKITYACAATFMLTSLALTYMSGKDRTRSIMDDVPAATAPAAPPETPSTQPGTPAE; translated from the coding sequence GTGTTTACTGTTCTCCTCATAATACATATTCTTGTTAGCATCGTTATGATAGGGGCCGTGCTCCTGCAGGTCGGGAAGGGGGCTTCCATAGGCTCCACATTCGGCGGCTCGTCTTCCTCGTCCCAGACGATCTTCGGGAGCGCCGGGCCGGCGACAATGCTCGCCAAGATAACATACGCGTGCGCTGCGACCTTCATGCTGACCTCGCTTGCCCTGACTTACATGTCCGGGAAAGACCGGACCAGGTCGATAATGGACGATGTGCCGGCCGCGACCGCGCCGGCAGCCCCGCCTGAAACGCCTTCTACACAGCCGGGCACGCCCGCAGAGTAG
- a CDS encoding M15 family metallopeptidase codes for MLPFSEAALVPLGFVDVQALDPHIRVELKYASEDNFMREAVYGGLKRAYLREEAAVKLALANKYLREMRPELTLLVADALRPRRVSQMMWTRLSRSPMQRYVADPSRGSIHNYGFAVDITICDMEGNRLDMGTPIDYFGELAEPRFEERFLKEGKLTEEQLSNRRLLRKVMYAAGFQGIPIEWWHFEALDKKFIRKTYQIVE; via the coding sequence ATGCTTCCTTTTTCCGAAGCCGCCCTCGTGCCGCTCGGTTTCGTTGACGTCCAGGCGCTCGACCCCCATATCAGGGTGGAGCTCAAGTACGCTTCCGAGGACAATTTCATGCGCGAGGCCGTATACGGCGGCTTGAAGAGGGCCTATTTGCGGGAAGAGGCGGCAGTAAAGCTCGCCCTCGCGAACAAATATCTCAGGGAAATGAGACCGGAGCTTACGCTCCTTGTGGCAGACGCGCTCCGTCCCAGGAGGGTATCCCAAATGATGTGGACCCGCCTTTCAAGGAGCCCCATGCAGCGCTACGTGGCAGACCCGAGCAGGGGCTCGATCCACAACTACGGCTTTGCCGTGGACATAACCATTTGCGACATGGAGGGGAACAGGCTCGACATGGGCACGCCTATAGATTATTTCGGGGAGCTCGCCGAGCCCCGCTTCGAGGAGAGGTTCTTGAAGGAAGGAAAGCTTACTGAAGAGCAGCTATCAAACCGGAGGCTCCTCCGGAAGGTGATGTACGCCGCGGGTTTTCAGGGGATCCCGATAGAATGGTGGCATTTCGAGGCGCTCGACAAGAAATTCATACGCAAAACCTATCAGATAGTAGAGTAG
- a CDS encoding tetratricopeptide repeat protein, with translation MGNPYSIFDKAERKRSVSRFLEAIPLYLEARRLAGLDDELKSACYFSLGDTYRMVGEFTRAGKCYAESRKLLLALGDEERALDAMVGLGLSLRATGEVKESLAIFNRALKAYEKLGDRAGAAFTLWARAGALRLKGDLKAAIAGFKEARKGFTRLKDRSGVGYCLTGLGGASRVSGDFKASFRYYSEANALFRELKDTFGVAYSYCGIANSMRMNGDFPGSLKFFRKARENYKRIGDKVSYAYTLWGEGTALQMLGRDREALRDFEEAWSLFRETKDRRGLIYCLISIGELDFKKDPKKGLRAFNTALKRAEALGLGVEARYAKSLIQAGMKEPGAIPLNLA, from the coding sequence ATGGGCAACCCTTACTCCATATTCGACAAGGCCGAGCGGAAAAGGTCTGTTTCCAGGTTCCTGGAGGCAATCCCCCTTTACCTCGAGGCAAGGAGGCTGGCCGGGCTCGACGACGAGCTGAAGAGCGCCTGCTATTTTTCGCTCGGCGACACCTACAGGATGGTCGGCGAGTTCACCAGGGCGGGGAAGTGCTATGCCGAGTCGCGGAAACTCCTTCTCGCCCTCGGCGACGAGGAAAGGGCGCTTGACGCTATGGTGGGGCTGGGCCTGAGTCTACGCGCAACCGGCGAGGTGAAAGAGTCGCTTGCCATATTCAACAGGGCGCTCAAGGCCTATGAAAAACTTGGCGACAGGGCAGGGGCCGCGTTCACGCTGTGGGCAAGGGCAGGGGCGCTCCGCTTGAAGGGCGACCTCAAGGCCGCGATTGCAGGCTTCAAGGAGGCCAGGAAAGGCTTTACGCGCCTCAAGGACAGGAGCGGTGTCGGCTACTGCCTTACCGGCCTCGGCGGCGCGTCGAGGGTGTCAGGCGACTTCAAAGCGTCTTTCAGGTATTATAGCGAGGCGAACGCCCTCTTCAGGGAGCTTAAGGACACGTTCGGGGTCGCGTACTCGTACTGCGGCATAGCAAACTCAATGCGCATGAACGGGGACTTCCCGGGGTCTCTCAAGTTCTTCAGGAAGGCCCGGGAGAACTATAAGAGGATCGGCGACAAGGTGAGCTACGCCTATACGTTATGGGGCGAGGGAACGGCCCTTCAGATGCTCGGAAGGGACAGGGAGGCGCTCAGGGATTTCGAGGAGGCCTGGTCGCTATTCAGGGAAACGAAAGACAGGAGAGGGCTTATCTATTGCCTTATCTCCATCGGAGAGCTTGATTTCAAAAAAGACCCTAAAAAGGGATTGCGCGCGTTCAATACGGCCCTCAAGAGGGCCGAGGCCCTCGGCCTCGGGGTGGAGGCGCGCTACGCCAAATCGCTCATCCAGGCCGGAATGAAGGAGCCGGGGGCGATACCCCTCAATCTTGCGTAG
- a CDS encoding transcriptional regulator codes for MNRKVKALMVLNNIKGVDIAKKLGVSPTTVYVVLSGKGKSRRIQKAVAEALDMTVEDLWPNGNNKAA; via the coding sequence ATGAATCGCAAAGTAAAAGCCCTGATGGTCCTCAATAACATCAAGGGCGTGGATATAGCGAAGAAACTCGGAGTCAGCCCCACAACCGTATATGTCGTCCTGTCCGGCAAGGGCAAGTCCCGCCGGATACAGAAGGCAGTTGCCGAGGCCCTGGATATGACGGTCGAGGACCTCTGGCCGAACGGGAACAATAAAGCCGCATAA